The following nucleotide sequence is from Nomia melanderi isolate GNS246 chromosome 10, iyNomMela1, whole genome shotgun sequence.
aaactaaaacgagtcgttgagttcctaaatataattttgtagtttataatttctaataacaatatctataggattaatttcattttcgcaaatatgtgacgctggtagcgaacgtgttgaatACTGAAAACGGTCTTAGAAGTTAAATCACTTCTGGAAAATCAGCCATTGCTGGATAAGTACAACCATAAAAccatgtattttataatatttatttattcataaaatagtaCATTCATGGGTGACATGGTATTTTACATGtttacattttccattttttattcttattttattctttgtaGAGCTGAGGAATCTGCAAGTACATGCTGCAGCTGGATTATCAACTAGAAAATCTGTTTCCATTGAATAATGTATCGGTATAGAATTTACTTGGCATTAGTACTACCGAGTCGTTAGACTCGattcttcataatttcatataataattagCAGAGTACTTTTCGTAAGATTTGAAGTCTCTGTTATTGCTATGTTGGTAcagataaatgaatatattttacaatcctCCAGAAAAGTGTCTTCGTAATTCCAACAATTGTGAAATACACATTTCGAAATGGGATGTGCTTTAATATAGTAATGTATTAAACTGAATTTCGAACGTTAATATAGTGAATTCGATGACAACGTATTAATCTCGGAACGTCGAAGGAAATTCACGTTTCTCCTTGGTAACGAGCTGCGAATTTTTCGCTTGCGCGGGGAGGCAACGTTTATCGTGCGCGTTCGTAAACGATGCATCAATTTTTTAACGATACGTACAATCAGCAAGCCGGCGAATTCTATTCTCAGCGCTGACGCTTGACTAACTATCACCGATGCGTGAATATCGGCGGACGCGCCtcctttttcgttttcttttttctcgtcaACCTCTTTGCCGATCGTGTCGATCGACGAACCGGGGGAGAAACGAGGCGCCACATTGTACGCCTCGGGGATTCGCTCTTGGATCACCATAATTTCcattaatactggaactaccgagcagtcaaataaACTTATTCAAATCTTCCTATGGAAACTTCGATATTGCAtccattgagatttcaattgatttgcaaCTCGGTTTGCGTATCATCAAACCGAcctctttagtaatttctcagagaagcgtcCGTTGTCTTTTcaacaattgtaaaagaagaacaaCTCATATTACATTACTATCTATtcacttatgttactaaatattttcattcggtatgaattttcttattgcaattgttctcAATTAATTTGgtagctccggtcatcggtgaccaccgtggcaatcaaagtgttaaacgaaCCCCCGTAAATCGATACGAAAATTCAAACGAATACACACTTCCGTCGCAATCACGAGAATTTTATTGGAAcagaaaaataaggaattcaatgtatgaaactatatattattaaagaGATAAGTTGAAAGAGCGGTAAATGtacgagaaataaaataaaactactttTTTTTGCGGATAAGATAAGTTCTGCTTCGGTGAAAGACTTTTTTGTTGGAACGAAAAACAGGCTGCGTCGAATCAAATTAGTTTCGCGTGTTTTTCGCGTTAGTTCGAAAACAATTGATCAAATAGTAATTATCACGGAATGATACTTTCGAGTTTATTTTTACCTTGCAATTGCCGGCGCAATTTTTATTAGACTAATTATTGTATTTCAGATTCTTTTAGATCATTTGATTTCTTGTTTCAGTGAATTCATCGATGTTTCtgctaattaattctttttcattgacAGGGAGAATCCGTTTGGCGAGGAGCAATTGTTCTTAAACAATACAGAGGTTCTCTACGCGTCCCATTTCAACGAAAGCCGCCCGACAAAGTTCATCATCCACGGTTACAGCGACACCGGAAATGAAGCCTGGGTACGAGGTTTGATAGACGGTACGTAAGCATGCGTCTTTCGTTTCGCGCGAAAGAGGCTGCAGCTATTTCTGCTCTGTCGCATGACCAGTCTATTTTcgtctcattaaaatattcgtcTAAATTGCAGAAAACCATTAAGACGATGATTAGCATTAATCGTTTCATATAATTATGAATCGAGAATTCCCGTGATCGATGACTACCGAGCGCATTTCTAGAAATGTCGACGGCAATGTGGAAtcagtgaaatttaattataatcagGGTCAATCCGTTTCGGTAAACACGGAATCGGCGTCGTCAGGTTCAAGGGTCGGCCCGATAACAGCTTAATTGATCACTTAACAAGCTTCTGTTCGCGCGGGTCCGCGCCGAGATTCTGACATAACTGTgagaaatttaaagatttaaagcCGCTTTAAACCCCTTCCGGCGCAGGCACTTTAACCCCGGCCAGGGATATTATCTTCGTTGATTGTTCCtctattttgtttcattatgaTTTAACAATTAAAGTAACAACAGCGGAGTCCTCTGTGCGATTGATAACGGCGATTTGCAAAGCTACACGAAAGACGTCCCAATGGatcatttattcaaattgcACATTCGTTATCGATATATTTACGTCTTGTTTTATCATTGTTCCTCAAATAtgtctattttctttcaattgcaGCGTATCTCCTTCACGAAGACGTGAACGTGATCGTCGTTGGCTGGGGTGTTCTCGCGAGCACCGTCTACCCGGTGGCGGCAAACAATACGCGTCGAGTGGGCGAATTTCTCGGAAATTTTCTCGAGTTCTTGAATCGCGAGTCGAACCTTGAATACAAGGATGTTCACATCAGTGGGCATAGTTTGGGTTCGCACGTGGCAGGGTTTGCCGGGGCTTACATGAACGGACGAATCGGCAGGATAACAGGTCTGTTTCGGTGAAGAGTTCGGAAGCTTTCGTTTCGTTGTGACTAGCCTACGAATCTCTAAGTATTTATGATGTATAAAACTGTAGTGTATAAGCGTTTAAAAATACCAACTCTACGCCGACTACACGGACCATTAAATGCCTGCCGGAAATCTCATTTCTTCGTGGCTTcatgattttgaatttttattataaaatgatacaGAGATTTGGCTAAAGtgacatttgtatattaaattacggACTATAGtaggtattttaaaatttctttacatttttataacattcgcacaatgaaaaattaaacttaGCCATAGAAGGTCCATATTGCCGGTCACGTTGATGGAAAATCATATTACCGTCCGAGGGTTAAATAGAAGTAATATCTTTTACGAGTTTCTTAATCTACGGGAAGTATAtgacataattaaaaattgttttaacacAGATTCTGGTTTATGAAAATCTAAATTCACATAGATATTCTCGGTCTGGTCGCAACGAATACGACAATACGAGTGcacgatatataatataataaataatcatttaaccGCGACGATATCGCGCGATAGGCCTAGATCCGGCGAGTCCCCTTTTCGAGTCGATTTCTGGAATTGTTGACCCGAAATTCAGATTAGATCCAACCGATGCGCAGTTCGTCGACGTGATTCACACGAGCGGAGCCGCGTTTGGATTCTCGGCACCGTTGGGTCATGCTGACTTTTATCCCAACAACGGAAAGTTTCCGCAGCCTGGGTGCTCGTTCATGCCTACGACAAGTATGCGAGagctttatttttaactttatctGTCTAGTTTGCACATCTCGAATGATATATTTCTGCTGTTATGTAAAAGGAGATTCGTTTTAAAGTGATATTAATACGGTAGCAAACTGAAAAGGAAAGAGTAGACGTTTGATAAACAGTTTATAGGTTTCGATGGAAATTTTAGTAGAAACTGAATAGCGTCGAATGGTTTGCCAGCTTATTGCAGTCATTCAAGGGCGCACCAGTTCATGACAGAGAGCATAGGAAGCAGGATTGGCTTCAAGGCGAGAACCTGTGAGAGCTGGAAGAAATACAAGGAAGGCCATTGCGATTATAATCCGGTCGCGTTGATGGGCGAGGGCGCATCCACATCGTAAgaacattattatttctttcattattaaattaatcatttaaaattggaattaaaacagaagttaaatattaacgaaaatTATTTACTCAAAACTTACGCATATTACAATCTAGGATTAATTCCACGatctcagaaaataattttaattttattaacacgttgaatgtcatgagggttaccggtgacccttaaccaaatcgaattattatagttcactcaattaaacgatgattatttgaaaatatttctatattataaataatgctacctaatgcggtgatattcagatagatcaacgtgcaatattaataatgcaattcaatcaaatgattgaatattatatttttttccattttgtgtattttgctctatgaaatcgcgcggcattcaatgtgttaaatagttatcattttgaataatatttgtttttgaataagaatatcatttaataatatatg
It contains:
- the LOC116429628 gene encoding pancreatic triacylglycerol lipase isoform X2, yielding MPPVEILIFLTIVLASAYTYPQNTLLNDVENVIKSVFKVVWEPATFNLYTRENPFGEEQLFLNNTEVLYASHFNESRPTKFIIHGYSDTGNEAWVRGLIDAYLLHEDVNVIVVGWGVLASTVYPVAANNTRRVGEFLGNFLEFLNRESNLEYKDVHISGHSLGSHVAGFAGAYMNGRIGRITGLDPASPLFESISGIVDPKFRLDPTDAQFVDVIHTSGAAFGFSAPLGHADFYPNNGKFPQPGCSFMPTTTYCSHSRAHQFMTESIGSRIGFKARTCESWKKYKEGHCDYNPVALMGEGASTSLRGKFYLETNGAPPFAIE
- the LOC116429628 gene encoding pancreatic triacylglycerol lipase isoform X1; amino-acid sequence: MPPVEILIFLTIVLASGIVGGQETKQIRGISLFSPRDEFFQEILSRPRTAARRERLTLSTRVVTLDNLKNYKLCHYLDVRTVDFLAIHFPVVPAYTYPQNTLLNDVENVIKSVFKVVWEPATFNLYTRENPFGEEQLFLNNTEVLYASHFNESRPTKFIIHGYSDTGNEAWVRGLIDAYLLHEDVNVIVVGWGVLASTVYPVAANNTRRVGEFLGNFLEFLNRESNLEYKDVHISGHSLGSHVAGFAGAYMNGRIGRITGLDPASPLFESISGIVDPKFRLDPTDAQFVDVIHTSGAAFGFSAPLGHADFYPNNGKFPQPGCSFMPTTTYCSHSRAHQFMTESIGSRIGFKARTCESWKKYKEGHCDYNPVALMGEGASTSLRGKFYLETNGAPPFAIE